A region of Candidatus Saccharimonadia bacterium DNA encodes the following proteins:
- a CDS encoding cohesin domain-containing protein gives MPLRRRFVAYIGALAVFVAAGTLSLPGRSYAIVQQLYLTPAAASVQNGNNISIQIRVNSSADLVNAVQANFTYNPAQLQYVSVSAVGTAFDVDASSSIASGSIQLARGATTSVSGDNLFATITFKAIVGSGSASVNVASGSAVVRTSDASNILTQSGGAVFTLTPSPAILSTPLYRLYSRKSDRHFYTINPTERDQAIGVGYALEGVSFYVGIANGGNLTPIIRLYNRQTDYHFYTSSQAEANQDVGVGFVIEGTGYLASRGGDPGVSPVFRLLNKSNNMHFFTISTVERDQALATGGYIFEGTAFYAVTP, from the coding sequence ATGCCATTGCGCCGTAGATTTGTAGCCTATATCGGGGCCTTGGCGGTGTTCGTGGCTGCCGGTACCTTGAGTCTGCCCGGCCGATCCTACGCGATCGTCCAGCAACTGTACCTCACCCCGGCCGCCGCATCCGTCCAAAACGGCAACAACATCTCGATCCAAATCCGGGTCAATTCCTCTGCCGACCTGGTGAACGCCGTCCAGGCCAACTTCACCTACAATCCCGCACAGCTGCAGTACGTCAGCGTCAGCGCGGTCGGCACCGCCTTCGACGTCGACGCTTCCAGCTCTATCGCCAGCGGCAGCATTCAGCTTGCCCGTGGCGCCACCACGTCCGTTTCGGGCGATAACCTCTTTGCCACGATCACCTTCAAGGCCATCGTGGGCAGCGGCTCTGCCTCGGTCAATGTGGCATCCGGGTCAGCTGTAGTGAGGACCTCCGACGCATCCAATATCCTCACCCAATCCGGCGGTGCGGTCTTTACCCTCACCCCGTCGCCCGCCATACTCTCCACGCCGCTTTACCGGCTCTACAGCCGCAAATCAGACCGCCACTTCTACACCATAAATCCCACCGAGCGCGATCAGGCCATTGGCGTCGGCTACGCGCTCGAGGGCGTCAGCTTCTACGTCGGCATCGCGAACGGCGGCAATCTGACCCCAATTATCCGCCTGTATAATCGCCAAACCGACTACCATTTTTATACCAGCAGTCAGGCCGAAGCCAACCAAGATGTGGGCGTCGGGTTTGTCATCGAAGGTACCGGCTACCTTGCCAGCCGCGGCGGCGATCCCGGTGTCTCCCCGGTGTTCCGCCTCCTCAACAAGAGCAACAACATGCACTTCTTCACTATCAGCACGGTTGAGCGCGACCAAGCATTGGCTACCGGCGGCTACATTTTCGAAGGCACCGCCTTTTACGCGGTTACACCCTAG
- a CDS encoding glycosyltransferase family 4 protein, giving the protein MQTTKSALVISYGPVPTEQFQTIEGGGMRAWGLATGLQKNGSDVTVAIHESFRQTIPEYEGVKLTNWSNENLGLLVNRYDTVIMSYCMGEPSGIVTKEIGGRVQLILDAYVPIFVEISARQSEHLEQEYIAYMRELNRFDLALGRGDHFLCANDAQKTFYTGVLSALGRINPITYSKEIIEVLPFGIVSENSEAVKPAEVPGVEDKDFVILWFGGLYPWFDIRNLVKAVERMAAGGKRVKLLIVGGKNPFNPNPTFFKQYDETVAYAEANGLADKLVFFVDWVDYAKRAEWYARANVVISLNSAGQENQFSWRTRVMDFVWGNLPIATNGGDPLSETLIKAGAAYRLEGTDVARMAEQLSELYNKPEMLAKLKEQLKPLREGYFWESMTKGLAKRIEAGTRADDLVLDPSVKKQVDTGQLSARLAKLPGVRHALKAGQVKGYVQRYGVRSSVKQAYYTVRHAMDRSKERQYVFVSHPLNQTGGPLALIEMIAEFAKQVSPRRILLVAPHIDSQHLGKLRRMGIRIDGMDMRIGPRALVPRLNLKPNDFVLMNTSAIPGNYRDGILSLLASGGLKRAYWYVHEDDPEAQFDSSRVRKKIRHLLNEKKLVIGVPSVRMRKKYEDFFESPIEIIELHADVDAAYKQPRAKSDFEKLDFVISGVAAGGRKGHSVALFAFSKFLTEHYVGNESKYRDFSLKFIGLGDDYLSEQLKTIGTEVLGDKFGFLPTISRHEALKVMHDCNVVICCSLMEAFGLYVAEGMYMGHVVLRNDCSGLEEQLKPGVNGYEVDDSDIDQFAEVLERILNKTTTSNEKLQRMGLASQEMIKHYASNSYFERLQELEAR; this is encoded by the coding sequence ATGCAAACCACAAAATCCGCGTTGGTAATTTCTTATGGTCCCGTACCGACGGAGCAATTTCAGACCATCGAGGGCGGCGGGATGCGCGCCTGGGGACTGGCGACTGGGCTGCAGAAAAATGGCTCCGACGTAACGGTCGCGATTCATGAGAGCTTCCGCCAAACCATTCCGGAATACGAGGGAGTGAAGCTGACCAACTGGTCGAACGAGAACCTTGGCTTGCTGGTCAACCGTTACGACACGGTAATCATGAGCTACTGCATGGGCGAACCGTCGGGGATTGTGACGAAGGAAATCGGCGGCCGCGTGCAGCTGATTCTGGACGCATACGTACCGATTTTTGTGGAGATTTCCGCGCGGCAGTCGGAGCACCTGGAACAGGAATATATTGCCTATATGCGCGAGCTGAATCGGTTTGATCTGGCGCTGGGGCGCGGGGATCACTTTCTGTGCGCCAACGACGCACAGAAAACTTTTTATACTGGCGTACTGTCGGCACTGGGGCGGATTAATCCCATTACGTATTCGAAAGAAATCATCGAGGTGTTGCCATTTGGCATCGTCAGCGAGAACTCGGAGGCGGTGAAACCGGCTGAGGTACCGGGGGTTGAGGATAAGGATTTCGTGATCCTGTGGTTCGGGGGGTTGTACCCCTGGTTTGATATTCGCAATCTGGTGAAGGCGGTGGAGCGGATGGCGGCCGGGGGTAAGCGAGTGAAATTATTGATCGTGGGGGGCAAGAATCCGTTTAATCCCAACCCCACCTTCTTCAAGCAATATGATGAGACGGTGGCATACGCCGAGGCTAACGGCCTAGCCGACAAGCTGGTGTTTTTTGTGGATTGGGTGGACTATGCAAAACGGGCGGAGTGGTACGCGCGAGCGAACGTCGTGATCAGCCTCAACAGCGCGGGCCAGGAGAACCAATTCTCCTGGCGCACGCGGGTGATGGATTTCGTGTGGGGTAACCTCCCGATAGCCACGAATGGCGGAGACCCCCTGAGCGAGACTTTGATCAAAGCGGGGGCCGCCTACCGCCTGGAGGGAACAGACGTCGCTAGAATGGCTGAGCAGCTGTCTGAACTGTACAACAAGCCCGAAATGCTGGCGAAGCTCAAGGAGCAGCTGAAGCCGCTACGTGAAGGCTACTTCTGGGAGTCTATGACCAAGGGTTTGGCGAAGCGGATTGAGGCCGGGACGCGGGCGGACGATCTGGTGCTGGACCCCAGCGTGAAGAAACAGGTGGACACCGGGCAGCTGTCGGCCCGGCTTGCGAAGCTGCCCGGTGTGCGGCACGCGCTGAAGGCTGGGCAGGTGAAGGGCTACGTGCAGCGCTATGGAGTGCGGTCGTCGGTGAAGCAGGCCTACTATACCGTACGACATGCCATGGACCGTTCGAAAGAGCGCCAGTACGTATTCGTTTCCCACCCCCTCAACCAAACTGGTGGCCCACTGGCGCTGATAGAAATGATTGCCGAGTTTGCCAAGCAGGTGAGCCCGCGGCGAATATTGTTGGTGGCACCCCATATCGACTCGCAACATCTCGGGAAGCTACGGCGAATGGGCATCAGGATCGACGGTATGGATATGCGCATCGGGCCGCGCGCGCTGGTGCCAAGGCTCAATCTTAAGCCCAATGACTTCGTGCTCATGAACACCTCGGCCATTCCCGGCAACTACCGCGACGGCATACTGAGCCTGCTGGCCAGCGGCGGCCTCAAGCGAGCGTATTGGTATGTACACGAGGACGACCCCGAAGCGCAATTCGACAGCTCGCGGGTACGCAAGAAAATCCGACACCTGTTGAACGAGAAAAAACTGGTGATCGGCGTGCCCTCGGTGAGGATGCGCAAGAAGTATGAGGATTTCTTTGAGTCCCCGATCGAAATAATTGAATTACACGCGGATGTTGATGCGGCATACAAGCAACCACGGGCGAAATCTGACTTCGAAAAGCTGGATTTCGTGATCTCAGGAGTGGCGGCCGGCGGGCGCAAAGGTCACTCCGTTGCCTTGTTTGCATTTTCAAAATTCCTCACCGAGCACTACGTAGGGAACGAGTCGAAATATCGGGACTTTTCGCTCAAATTTATCGGGCTGGGTGACGACTATTTGTCTGAGCAGCTCAAGACCATCGGCACCGAGGTGCTAGGCGATAAGTTTGGGTTTTTGCCGACCATCAGCCGGCACGAGGCGCTGAAGGTGATGCACGATTGCAACGTGGTGATTTGCTGCTCATTGATGGAGGCGTTCGGGTTGTATGTGGCCGAGGGTATGTATATGGGGCACGTGGTGCTCCGTAACGACTGCTCCGGGCTTGAGGAACAACTGAAGCCGGGCGTAAACGGATATGAAGTTGATGATAGCGATATCGACCAGTTTGCGGAGGTTTTGGAGCGTATCCTCAACAAGACCACGACCAGCAACGAGAAGCTCCAGCGGATGGGACTAGCGTCGCAGGAGATGATCAAGCACTACGCAAGCAACAGTTATTTCGAGCGGCTACAGGAACTGGAAGCTCGCTAG